The following are from one region of the Thermococcus sp. genome:
- a CDS encoding ABC transporter substrate-binding protein, protein MKRKFMALFFVLVLGLSVVASGCISGSSSSSGSSGTATQSSNGITLVIVTRHDATIQYKVKQTFLKSEIAKEYHITGLKFIGVPEALWPQYIKQGADVGWGGGPTLFDDMYKMGYLVPITNQKVLSLIGTKIPESLAGMPMIRKNGTKVYWIAAALSSFGFTVNKKELQKWNLPFPNKWEDLATPDWAVNPPQYGIADPTRSTSNTRIYQIILQAFGWDQGWRVMTLIAANSKIYEASDAVRDAVINGEIAAGNTIDFYGYTAMKQNPNCVYVIPQGESIINGDPIALLKYSKHPEAAQAFIYWVLTQGQAVWMSPDINRLPIWGGIFNQTITQEYSKVLFNGKFAGKTYGQARPALLKAYQIALTSKGIPFNDNEALKTVNSLQYYFKATLIDVNGPLHQAWTAIVKAYKGGKISESQFKQLENELTAPIQFKDPLTGKTVTFTEAYAAKINDKISTDASFQSQIMQEWRTAAQKKYNKVLSDLKSMSG, encoded by the coding sequence ATGAAGAGGAAGTTCATGGCCCTGTTTTTCGTTCTGGTGTTGGGATTGAGCGTAGTAGCCAGCGGCTGCATCAGTGGAAGCAGCTCAAGTAGCGGCTCAAGCGGCACCGCCACCCAGAGCTCCAACGGCATAACACTGGTTATTGTGACCAGACACGACGCAACCATCCAGTACAAGGTCAAGCAGACTTTCCTGAAGAGCGAGATAGCCAAGGAGTACCACATAACCGGCCTCAAGTTTATAGGCGTTCCTGAGGCACTGTGGCCGCAGTACATCAAGCAGGGTGCCGACGTCGGCTGGGGCGGAGGTCCAACGCTGTTCGATGACATGTACAAGATGGGGTACCTAGTCCCCATAACCAACCAGAAGGTTCTCAGCCTCATCGGGACCAAGATACCCGAGAGCCTCGCGGGCATGCCGATGATCAGAAAGAACGGCACCAAGGTCTACTGGATCGCGGCGGCCCTGTCGTCCTTCGGTTTTACCGTCAACAAGAAAGAACTCCAGAAGTGGAACCTTCCATTCCCCAACAAATGGGAAGATCTCGCGACCCCCGATTGGGCGGTTAACCCGCCGCAGTACGGAATCGCCGACCCAACCAGAAGTACCTCAAACACCAGGATATACCAGATCATACTTCAGGCCTTCGGATGGGACCAGGGCTGGCGTGTGATGACCCTCATCGCCGCCAACTCCAAGATATATGAGGCGAGTGATGCCGTCAGGGACGCCGTCATCAACGGTGAGATTGCCGCCGGAAACACCATCGACTTCTATGGTTACACCGCTATGAAGCAGAACCCGAACTGTGTTTACGTCATCCCGCAGGGTGAGAGCATCATCAACGGTGACCCGATTGCGCTTCTCAAGTACAGCAAGCATCCAGAGGCCGCGCAGGCCTTCATCTACTGGGTCCTCACCCAGGGTCAGGCCGTCTGGATGAGTCCGGACATCAACAGGCTCCCGATATGGGGCGGTATCTTTAACCAGACCATAACCCAGGAGTACTCCAAGGTTCTCTTCAACGGCAAGTTCGCGGGCAAGACCTACGGACAGGCCAGACCCGCCCTCCTCAAGGCTTACCAGATAGCCCTCACCAGCAAGGGGATACCCTTCAACGACAACGAAGCCCTTAAAACCGTCAACTCTCTCCAGTATTACTTCAAAGCAACACTCATAGACGTTAACGGGCCGCTCCACCAGGCCTGGACTGCAATAGTCAAGGCCTACAAGGGTGGAAAGATAAGCGAGAGCCAGTTCAAACAGCTTGAAAACGAGCTTACCGCACCGATCCAGTTCAAGGACCCGCTCACGGGGAAGACCGTTACATTCACAGAGGCCTACGCGGCCAAGATAAACGACAAGATATCCACAGACGCCAGCTTCCAGAGCCAGATCATGCAGGAGTGGAGGACCGCTGCTCAGAAGAAGTACAACAAGGTCCTCAGCGACCTCAAGTCAATGAGCGGCTGA
- a CDS encoding ABC transporter ATP-binding protein, with translation MVEVKLQNIVKTFGETVALKGIDLDIKHGELFTLLGPSGCGKSTTLRIIAGLEYPDSGKIYFGDEEVTYLPSHQKGAVLVFQNYALWPHMTVFDNVAYGLKLKGMPKEEVRKKVEWALELIKLKGFENRYPTQLSGGQQQRVAIARALVVEPKVLLLDEPLSNLDAKLRLEMRSEIRRIQRELGITVIYVTHDQEEAMAISDRIAVMNVGTVEQVGTPKEIYETPRTEFVASFMGKTNVVPAKVVERNGDRVTVEFESFRMEGLHYTDNSDDVVLVIRPERIRLNQVENGVSLTGTVDLVEYYGFFVEVIGLFGETRLIARTISDRGLEGLKPTKPVTFYIEKDDIIVLPKQQL, from the coding sequence ATGGTTGAGGTTAAGCTTCAAAACATCGTTAAAACCTTCGGAGAGACGGTTGCCCTCAAGGGCATCGACCTTGACATAAAGCACGGGGAGCTCTTCACACTGCTCGGTCCCAGCGGCTGTGGAAAGTCAACGACACTGAGGATAATAGCGGGTCTGGAGTACCCGGACAGCGGAAAGATATACTTCGGGGACGAAGAAGTGACGTACCTCCCATCACACCAGAAGGGAGCAGTCCTTGTCTTCCAGAACTATGCGCTCTGGCCCCACATGACCGTCTTCGACAACGTCGCCTACGGCCTCAAGCTGAAGGGGATGCCAAAGGAAGAGGTAAGAAAGAAAGTCGAGTGGGCACTTGAACTGATCAAGCTCAAGGGTTTCGAGAACCGCTATCCGACCCAGCTCTCCGGTGGGCAGCAGCAGCGTGTCGCAATAGCCAGGGCCCTCGTTGTCGAACCCAAGGTTCTCCTCTTGGACGAGCCACTCAGCAACCTCGACGCAAAGCTCCGCCTTGAGATGCGTTCGGAAATCAGGAGAATCCAGCGCGAACTGGGCATCACCGTCATCTACGTCACCCATGACCAGGAGGAGGCCATGGCAATAAGCGACAGGATCGCGGTCATGAACGTCGGAACCGTCGAGCAGGTCGGAACGCCGAAGGAGATCTACGAGACCCCGAGAACGGAGTTCGTCGCTTCGTTCATGGGCAAAACTAACGTAGTTCCGGCCAAGGTTGTCGAGAGGAACGGTGACCGCGTCACAGTGGAGTTCGAGAGCTTCCGCATGGAAGGCCTCCACTACACCGACAACAGCGATGACGTGGTTCTCGTCATAAGGCCGGAGAGGATAAGGCTCAACCAGGTGGAGAATGGGGTCTCCCTAACAGGCACCGTCGACCTCGTGGAGTACTACGGCTTCTTCGTTGAAGTGATCGGTCTCTTCGGAGAGACGAGGCTCATAGCGAGAACCATAAGCGACAGAGGGTTGGAAGGCCTAAAACCCACAAAGCCCGTCACGTTCTACATAGAGAAGGACGATATAATCGTCCTCCCCAAGCAGCAACTTTAA
- a CDS encoding restriction endonuclease, translating to MQWNSDLIMMAPEDILINGITELLSRMGFRDYERVANRREWGVDIVAVRDDPLTGTEKIVIALHRRGLASSKDVNVFADLVNKYKAEKGIIISPAGFTKDSKVLIARDYRGKIVPWDGDKLVFLFQNYGVEAPEELTLIKREEEKEERYPLNEFELDAPLLYEFSPEGLLKTVSKVVAEGYPIKPAEIKLKSLSVSLSSAYIFSWSLDGEDVRDKAVVFSSENVTVKSSEDERLKTPVTKALLNDRSSVRATEREIEVSLTPSEAVLVLKAHAARELGVPEGRIVIHERKKVYIPLSARLLLGVGKNTATASVDLRTGKVVFEIKPLPDEYFLKTAREAVFKTVNEEPEVLKLERDGGKVRVTGGTARFSFELTFNAYTGKLVRLESLMNDAALDGLLSSLYPDGNLLNLEKGKKVAVADILTGEGIAVVEIDLTTGRYSKVRKLPSPETAFENSRAIIEENFPLRNLSLNSYGILEHKYIELEAVSGDGVARVKIDGATGDILDYSVSISPERASEVFRTKYPGFKITSLNELDEVYEVRAEDGRQEVTVKLSKDGKLLEETDRVLKREVVEEIAGKEMAGIDEDATIRGVSLDTNWRVEFAGSTKVGTLTIHRSTGEVLERDVRFTEMAIEEAFKERVRRERGESNLQTERLTHYKDKGYITIKLSGEKALYYAKIDVRTGKVLSQDSAPVKGITARLKQLQLDNKYK from the coding sequence ATGCAGTGGAACTCTGATCTAATAATGATGGCGCCTGAGGATATCCTCATCAATGGAATCACTGAACTGCTCAGTAGAATGGGTTTCAGGGACTATGAGAGGGTTGCCAACCGTAGGGAGTGGGGAGTCGACATCGTAGCCGTAAGGGACGACCCCCTGACCGGAACGGAAAAGATAGTTATAGCCCTACACAGGCGTGGGCTCGCCTCTTCCAAGGACGTTAACGTTTTTGCCGACCTTGTGAACAAATACAAAGCCGAGAAGGGCATCATAATCTCCCCCGCGGGGTTTACCAAGGACTCCAAGGTTCTTATAGCCCGCGACTATCGCGGTAAAATCGTTCCGTGGGACGGGGATAAGCTGGTTTTTCTCTTCCAGAACTATGGTGTGGAGGCCCCTGAAGAGCTGACTCTTATAAAGAGGGAAGAGGAAAAGGAAGAGAGGTACCCCTTGAACGAGTTCGAGCTGGACGCTCCCCTCCTCTATGAGTTCTCGCCGGAAGGCCTGCTCAAGACAGTTTCCAAGGTAGTAGCCGAGGGGTATCCCATAAAACCAGCTGAGATAAAACTGAAATCCCTTTCCGTGTCCCTCTCCAGTGCGTACATATTCTCCTGGTCCCTGGACGGTGAGGATGTGAGGGATAAGGCGGTTGTGTTTTCCTCCGAGAACGTGACGGTTAAGAGTAGCGAGGATGAGAGGCTCAAGACGCCCGTGACCAAAGCCCTGCTGAACGACAGATCCAGCGTTAGGGCCACCGAGCGTGAGATAGAGGTTTCACTGACTCCCAGTGAGGCGGTTCTCGTCCTCAAAGCCCATGCAGCAAGGGAACTGGGCGTTCCGGAAGGCAGAATCGTAATCCATGAACGGAAAAAGGTTTATATCCCGCTCAGTGCGAGACTGTTGCTCGGTGTGGGAAAGAACACCGCTACGGCATCGGTAGACCTCCGTACTGGGAAAGTCGTGTTTGAAATAAAACCCCTTCCCGATGAGTACTTCTTGAAAACGGCACGCGAGGCAGTTTTCAAAACCGTTAATGAAGAGCCGGAGGTGCTCAAGCTTGAGAGGGATGGTGGGAAGGTTAGGGTAACCGGAGGCACCGCCCGCTTCTCGTTTGAGTTGACCTTCAACGCTTACACAGGGAAACTGGTGCGCCTTGAGTCCCTTATGAACGATGCTGCCCTTGACGGACTCCTGTCCTCGTTGTATCCGGACGGGAACCTTCTCAATCTTGAGAAAGGGAAGAAAGTTGCCGTTGCCGATATCCTGACGGGGGAGGGGATAGCCGTCGTCGAGATAGACCTCACAACAGGAAGGTACTCCAAGGTGAGAAAGCTTCCAAGTCCTGAAACGGCATTTGAGAATTCGAGGGCGATAATAGAAGAGAACTTCCCATTAAGGAACCTCTCACTTAACTCCTACGGGATCCTCGAGCACAAGTACATTGAACTTGAGGCAGTCAGCGGGGACGGGGTTGCCCGGGTCAAGATAGACGGTGCAACCGGGGACATCTTGGATTACTCCGTTTCTATCTCCCCGGAGCGTGCGAGTGAGGTCTTCAGAACGAAGTACCCCGGCTTCAAAATAACATCGCTCAACGAACTGGACGAGGTGTACGAGGTCAGGGCAGAGGATGGACGCCAGGAGGTGACCGTTAAGCTGAGCAAGGACGGCAAGCTTCTGGAGGAAACGGACAGGGTCCTCAAGAGGGAGGTGGTGGAGGAGATAGCCGGGAAGGAAATGGCAGGTATAGACGAGGATGCTACGATACGGGGAGTATCCCTCGATACGAACTGGAGGGTTGAGTTTGCCGGCAGCACAAAGGTCGGAACGCTGACCATTCATAGAAGCACGGGGGAGGTCCTTGAGCGCGACGTCAGGTTCACCGAGATGGCGATTGAGGAGGCGTTCAAAGAGAGGGTCCGGAGGGAACGTGGGGAATCCAACCTCCAGACCGAGAGACTGACCCACTACAAGGACAAGGGCTACATCACGATAAAGCTGTCCGGTGAGAAGGCTCTGTACTACGCTAAAATCGACGTAAGAACCGGAAAAGTGCTCAGTCAGGATAGCGCCCCTGTAAAAGGGATAACGGCGAGATTGAAACAGCTGCAGCTGGACAACAAATATAAATGA
- a CDS encoding DUF447 domain-containing protein: MLNSMEEGKVYEVLLVTTSNVTPIGVVREGNVLRFKLFPGRSFRDLLMKPRASIQITNDVELIVKAALNLPIDVKFEGGGGFRWIAGLPGCYGDVNYELAVWKDEIGESEVLLGRFVPSGRIGGSLRQLPLSRADFMLLEMAVHFTRFTVSRDPDLSKKIKLLYGEYRKLGGHSEVAEYIMKNSENPRIDGQRENF, from the coding sequence ATGTTGAATTCGATGGAGGAGGGAAAGGTTTACGAGGTTCTCCTGGTGACCACCTCAAACGTCACTCCAATCGGAGTTGTCAGAGAAGGCAACGTTCTCAGATTTAAACTATTCCCGGGCAGGAGCTTCCGAGACCTTCTGATGAAGCCACGAGCGTCAATACAGATAACGAACGACGTTGAACTTATCGTGAAGGCGGCTCTCAACCTGCCTATTGACGTCAAATTTGAGGGAGGCGGTGGGTTTAGGTGGATAGCAGGCCTCCCCGGTTGCTATGGAGATGTGAACTACGAGCTGGCAGTGTGGAAGGACGAGATCGGTGAGAGTGAGGTGCTCTTGGGGAGGTTCGTTCCCTCCGGTAGGATAGGGGGCTCACTCCGTCAGCTCCCGTTGAGCAGGGCGGATTTCATGCTCCTGGAGATGGCGGTTCATTTCACAAGATTTACTGTTTCCAGAGACCCAGATCTCTCCAAGAAAATAAAACTGCTGTATGGGGAGTACAGGAAACTCGGGGGACACTCGGAGGTTGCCGAGTACATAATGAAAAACTCAGAAAACCCCCGTATTGATGGGCAACGGGAAAACTTTTAA
- a CDS encoding CGP-CTERM sorting domain-containing protein gives MVKRLIASLAILMGVIALLGAVPASAAQYDTTYSHYLQQPAPAVPAFALPGGSFSLHVKEGVSVEGVQAVSVLHGPYNLEITGTSGNIVTVKVPENVVPDEYFLLIKTNKGTLVLPNGLRVYKQWPKVLRVAWVSDTHVTSSAKIGFVCGPYFQRDVYQLEKMCSNPIPLHSVVATDSAYTYWAMKGVDLIINTGDDVDSSNDLVGYNIIYNIMEKAAADGQTHISIKGNHDDPPTIYKQIIANPMFYVTIGKFLIIGLDTGGDRGWPTMDEITWMEGVLKNHPGYTPIILYHHPYFFAPRWNYLGGVITGLDPSNDNDWKELENYVGNYWKGNLTVARRFLEDVVKYNIPLTMSGHIHHDMYWRYVDKEGHVHYFLTLTSTGAPDKETNPASNPKHSPTWYGTNFLLVGENGSVEMPLTPVDIQGNKVRSDFISVPVPQEFMVFRHNTDFGTAVKFINELNHSVSGPITFTIPAGAKIDPKHTNITYTVLGERQIGNNDYLMVNATVPTGVSQIVITKGTDTEKPVLQIAYLQPSHPKPGKTSMIYFTAQDNLGIRDLYAQVLDKNGNPIKYGKVDKFPAEVGSGKPDNTFYTVELPPLDQGTYTIKLVAVDFYGNKAVVTKEVSIKNPTSTSSPSPTTSSSSGKSVCGPAAIIALAILPLLMRRRK, from the coding sequence ATGGTCAAGCGGTTAATCGCAAGTCTTGCCATTTTAATGGGGGTTATTGCCCTTCTCGGAGCAGTACCAGCAAGCGCGGCTCAGTACGACACCACCTACAGCCATTACCTCCAGCAGCCCGCCCCTGCGGTGCCCGCATTTGCCCTGCCTGGGGGCAGCTTCTCACTCCATGTCAAGGAGGGGGTGAGCGTTGAGGGGGTTCAAGCGGTTTCAGTTCTCCACGGTCCGTACAACCTTGAAATAACGGGAACCAGCGGAAACATCGTGACCGTTAAGGTTCCAGAGAACGTGGTTCCGGATGAGTACTTCCTCCTGATAAAGACCAACAAAGGCACACTGGTCCTACCAAACGGTTTGAGAGTGTACAAACAGTGGCCCAAGGTTCTGAGGGTGGCATGGGTCAGCGATACCCACGTCACGAGCAGTGCCAAGATCGGTTTCGTCTGCGGTCCGTACTTCCAGCGCGACGTCTACCAGCTTGAGAAGATGTGTTCCAACCCGATTCCCCTTCACAGCGTTGTTGCCACGGACAGCGCCTACACGTACTGGGCCATGAAGGGGGTCGACCTGATAATAAACACCGGTGATGACGTTGACAGCAGTAACGACCTCGTCGGATACAACATCATATACAACATCATGGAAAAAGCCGCCGCGGACGGCCAGACCCACATCAGCATCAAGGGAAATCACGATGATCCTCCAACGATATACAAGCAGATAATCGCAAACCCGATGTTCTACGTGACGATCGGGAAGTTTCTCATAATAGGTCTCGACACCGGTGGAGACCGCGGCTGGCCAACGATGGATGAGATAACGTGGATGGAGGGGGTCCTCAAGAACCACCCCGGATACACCCCAATAATCCTATACCACCACCCCTACTTCTTCGCCCCGCGCTGGAACTACCTCGGTGGCGTGATAACCGGTCTCGACCCGAGCAACGACAACGACTGGAAAGAGCTCGAAAACTACGTTGGAAACTACTGGAAGGGAAACCTCACGGTCGCGCGGCGCTTCCTTGAAGATGTGGTCAAGTACAACATCCCCCTGACCATGAGCGGCCACATACACCACGATATGTACTGGAGGTACGTTGACAAGGAGGGTCACGTCCACTACTTCCTCACGCTGACGTCAACAGGAGCCCCCGATAAGGAGACTAACCCCGCCAGCAACCCCAAACACAGCCCTACCTGGTACGGAACCAACTTCCTCCTCGTGGGGGAGAACGGCAGCGTTGAGATGCCCTTGACTCCCGTTGATATACAGGGAAACAAGGTCAGGAGCGACTTCATAAGCGTTCCCGTTCCGCAGGAGTTCATGGTGTTCCGCCACAACACCGATTTTGGAACCGCGGTCAAATTCATCAACGAGCTCAACCACAGCGTAAGCGGACCCATAACATTCACGATACCGGCCGGGGCGAAGATCGATCCAAAACACACCAACATCACCTACACCGTACTCGGTGAGAGACAGATAGGCAACAACGATTACCTGATGGTGAACGCAACGGTTCCGACCGGGGTCTCCCAGATAGTTATCACCAAGGGCACCGATACAGAGAAGCCCGTCCTTCAGATAGCTTACCTCCAGCCAAGTCATCCCAAGCCTGGAAAGACCTCCATGATCTACTTCACGGCCCAGGACAACCTCGGAATACGTGACCTCTACGCACAGGTCCTCGACAAGAACGGGAACCCGATAAAATACGGAAAGGTGGACAAGTTCCCGGCCGAGGTGGGAAGCGGAAAGCCTGACAACACGTTCTACACCGTGGAGCTTCCACCCCTTGACCAAGGCACCTACACGATCAAACTGGTGGCGGTTGATTTCTACGGCAACAAGGCCGTCGTGACAAAGGAAGTAAGCATTAAAAACCCGACCTCAACATCGAGCCCAAGCCCAACAACATCCAGCAGCTCCGGTAAGAGCGTATGCGGACCAGCCGCCATCATAGCACTGGCCATACTTCCTCTGCTCATGAGAAGGAGGAAGTGA
- a CDS encoding iron ABC transporter permease — MAVNKWVERFFGTPMPDAVVISSFLFPLIYLIAFLIIPVLVMLLTAFLYHGHISLFWFKSIFGSPYYFNPLHPEGSLVTTIQQGNQTVYYLSGWDFGVVINSILVSLTVMLLTTILGVTFAFVMARYDFPGKNIMRILLFVPLLVTPFVNVVVVKKMFLPNGLINWIFYQHLHLFPHPIWIDGLVGVIIAQSITYYPIVYLNAYASFINIDPSLEEQAENLGSRGFHLFRTVTFPLALPGIAAGATLVGIFSLEDLAAPIVFQGTAIAKKLMSFQIYSSFVSGFAIGNPQMAALSLIMLTIALIMFLTIRWYVGMKQYAMLSKGGRWKPRVAKPKGWQAAIIYLVVVPLLLITIFPQIGVVLLAFSRRWYGTWPEGFTLANMKALMTQPDIVRVIENSLIYSTVAIAIILLLSLTASYAAGRFKKAKLAPVLDSLATIPIAVPGIVIAMSYFFFFSTVPPFKGTILDPTNLLAFFPGAALILAYSIRRLPFAARSISAGIQQVHVSLEEAAVNLGAGRWKALTSILIPMILLNLLGGAMLSFVYCMSETSVGITLGSINSTWYPITAKMRELIMGAVGSASLAAALGVFLMLVQILAIVIANVITKQRYSFIGLT; from the coding sequence ATGGCGGTCAACAAGTGGGTTGAAAGGTTTTTCGGAACCCCAATGCCGGATGCTGTCGTTATATCCTCTTTCCTGTTCCCGCTTATCTACCTGATAGCGTTTTTAATAATACCAGTGCTCGTGATGCTCCTAACGGCTTTCCTTTACCACGGACACATATCCCTCTTTTGGTTCAAGAGCATCTTCGGGTCACCATACTACTTCAATCCGTTGCACCCCGAGGGTTCCCTAGTGACGACCATCCAGCAGGGTAACCAGACGGTTTATTACCTCTCAGGCTGGGATTTTGGGGTGGTCATAAACTCGATCCTAGTGTCCCTGACGGTCATGCTCCTGACGACGATACTGGGTGTGACATTTGCCTTTGTGATGGCCAGGTACGATTTTCCCGGGAAGAACATCATGAGGATACTCCTCTTCGTACCGCTTCTCGTGACTCCGTTCGTCAACGTCGTCGTCGTTAAGAAGATGTTCCTCCCCAACGGCCTAATAAACTGGATATTCTACCAGCACCTTCACCTGTTCCCACACCCGATATGGATAGACGGACTCGTGGGTGTCATCATAGCTCAGTCAATAACGTACTACCCAATCGTGTACCTCAACGCCTACGCCAGCTTCATAAACATCGACCCCTCCCTTGAGGAGCAGGCCGAGAACCTGGGCAGCCGGGGGTTCCACCTTTTCAGAACCGTAACGTTTCCGCTGGCCCTCCCGGGAATCGCGGCTGGTGCCACCCTCGTTGGAATATTCAGCCTTGAGGACCTCGCCGCGCCCATAGTATTCCAGGGAACCGCCATAGCCAAAAAACTCATGTCCTTCCAGATATACAGCTCGTTCGTTTCAGGGTTTGCAATTGGGAATCCCCAGATGGCCGCTTTGAGTCTCATCATGCTCACGATTGCCCTCATAATGTTCCTGACAATACGCTGGTACGTCGGCATGAAGCAGTACGCCATGCTCAGCAAGGGCGGCAGATGGAAGCCAAGGGTGGCAAAGCCAAAGGGATGGCAGGCGGCGATTATATACCTGGTGGTTGTACCGCTCCTTCTAATCACCATCTTCCCGCAGATCGGTGTCGTTCTCTTGGCGTTTTCCAGGAGGTGGTACGGGACGTGGCCCGAGGGATTCACCCTGGCCAACATGAAGGCCCTCATGACTCAACCGGACATAGTCCGGGTTATCGAGAACAGTCTTATATATTCAACGGTAGCCATAGCGATAATCCTACTGCTCTCCCTCACCGCATCATACGCCGCCGGGAGGTTCAAGAAGGCCAAACTCGCACCTGTCCTCGACAGCCTCGCAACGATACCCATAGCGGTTCCGGGGATAGTCATCGCCATGAGCTATTTCTTCTTCTTCTCCACGGTTCCGCCGTTCAAGGGGACGATACTGGATCCAACCAACTTGCTCGCCTTCTTCCCGGGGGCGGCGTTGATACTAGCGTACTCCATAAGGCGCCTGCCCTTCGCAGCCCGCTCCATCTCCGCGGGGATCCAGCAGGTACACGTTTCCCTTGAAGAGGCAGCGGTGAACCTTGGAGCGGGGAGATGGAAGGCCCTCACGAGCATCCTCATACCTATGATACTCCTGAACCTGCTCGGAGGAGCCATGCTGAGCTTCGTATACTGTATGAGCGAAACAAGCGTCGGCATCACCCTTGGTTCCATCAACTCCACGTGGTATCCGATAACGGCCAAGATGAGGGAGCTCATCATGGGAGCCGTCGGAAGTGCCAGCCTCGCGGCGGCTCTGGGTGTCTTCCTCATGCTAGTACAGATACTCGCCATAGTCATTGCGAACGTGATAACAAAACAGAGGTACTCGTTCATAGGCCTTACATGA